In Candidatus Lokiarchaeota archaeon, the genomic window CGCACTTTGGAGTGCAGAGCAGAGAATCCAACACGCAAAGGATGTAGAAGCTGACATTCTTGCATCCTCGTGCCCTTTCTGCAAAAGAAATCTAAGCGATGCGAAAAGAGAAGGAGATCCTGAAGTAATGGACTTGGCAGAGCTCATTGAGCGCATGCTTGCATGAAGACGATTATACCAATGTGATGGCTTCTTTTGGACATGTTTCAACGCAGTCTCCGCATCTTGTGCAAAGATCAGTAAACGCTACATCTACCCGCCAAATATCAGGGTCATCACTTTCATCATCGGGAGAATAGAGCAGAAACAAAGCAGGCGCACAAATTTGCAGACACTTCTTGCATTCTCGAGGATCTCCGCATTTATCATAGTCAACGATGATGTCCGTCTTCATTGTTACCACTCATCCTTGAGCGCTGGAAAGGCGGTTCTGTCCACCATCTCAATAGCTCCCTCTGGACATGCTGTGACACAGAGTCCACAACCATAGCATTTCCAGGCATCAATGAAAGGTCGATTCATAGCATCTGTAAACGTCAGTGCTCCAAATTGGCATCGTGACGCACAAGTACCACAACCAGTACATTTGGAGAAGTCTACCTTGGCTACATATTCTCCCTTGTACAGAGCGTTAAGCCCATAGTCCAGACGAATCCGCGTGGCCGCACACTCCGGATATTCACAGCTACAAAGAGCAGCGATGTAGGGGACCGGGCCAAACCAAACAGTGTTTACTCTTCCACCCCTGTTCATTTTTTCTACAAAGTCCTTGGCTTCATCAACATGCAGCTGCTCAGCACCTCGCTCTGGGATGTATCTAGGCAGTTTTGGTACCATCTCTGCAAGCGCTCCGAAAGCAAGGCAACAGGGGTCTTCAATGCCACGAGTCATGTGCCTACAGGCGCAGTTCACTTTCAGAATCGGGTCTGCCAGTTCTAGGACTTGTTGAGCATCTCCAAGTGGAACAACTTGGCCGGGATGACCTTCAGCTCTTCGGGGACTTCTACCCTTCAAGGGTTTCTCTTTGGTGAACCAACTGCTGATGTACCATTTAATTGCACGGCCTACAACCGGGATACTGAACTTGTATCCTGGTCCCCGTGTGGAAATACCGAATATCTTCTGGAGGTAAACCTTCTCAAAGTGTTTCCACAGCTCATAGATGTATTCGTGAGCGCCTA contains:
- a CDS encoding 4Fe-4S ferredoxin, with the protein product MKTDIIVDYDKCGDPRECKKCLQICAPALFLLYSPDDESDDPDIWRVDVAFTDLCTRCGDCVETCPKEAITLV
- a CDS encoding 4Fe-4S dicluster domain-containing protein; translated protein: MCEWCYKHGAGKKWYLNSKNYLEETAEAVGAHEYIYELWKHFEKVYLQKIFGISTRGPGYKFSIPVVGRAIKWYISSWFTKEKPLKGRSPRRAEGHPGQVVPLGDAQQVLELADPILKVNCACRHMTRGIEDPCCLAFGALAEMVPKLPRYIPERGAEQLHVDEAKDFVEKMNRGGRVNTVWFGPVPYIAALCSCEYPECAATRIRLDYGLNALYKGEYVAKVDFSKCTGCGTCASRCQFGALTFTDAMNRPFIDAWKCYGCGLCVTACPEGAIEMVDRTAFPALKDEW